One genomic segment of Mus pahari chromosome 4, PAHARI_EIJ_v1.1, whole genome shotgun sequence includes these proteins:
- the Spata1 gene encoding spermatogenesis-associated protein 1 has protein sequence MSLNPSRPSSSELVELHVFYVPEGSWNYKLNTISIEVINNFISAGFIRVSPQLTLQALRERLGEFLGVDAVAEKFLFLKCIGNNLAVVKEKQESELKLKSFAPPYALQPELYLLPVIDHLGNVYSASTVTLDEQESINDTTEINGAIHRPDSVSFPKDEPGNPSLLENTWRDFTNQEEAEESQPTQNHFGNSRLLGSLEESNDYFGNLKSPFLWKNNDDDDEDENDNTTLNRRQAKLMCDKEYIALPDLIDFPSFPSQRVSSRLTDTSLFKIEREKIIEQMKQVKEERKYLENIREELIKKVEKLFEQNKSKRYHASDSWKKKYFDTKKVTASLEEVLTKLREDLELYYKKLLMQLEAREIKMRPRNLANISDSKNYLIIQITEVQHAIDQLKRKLDTDKMKLILEVKMRKQAVSDLQTLKAELTQKKMGAPFRPPMFSGSVPT, from the exons ATGTCGCTCAATCCAAGTCGACCATCTTCATCAGAG TTGGTGGAACTTCATGTTTTTTATGTCCCTGAAGGATCGTGGAACTATAAATTAAATACTATTTCAATAGAAGTTATTAACAACTTTATTTCTGCGGGATTTATAAG AGTATCTCCTCAACTTACTTTACAAGCTCTGAGGGAGCGTCTTGGTGAGTTTCTTGGTGTAGATGCTGTTGCAGaaaaatttttgtttctgaaatgcATTGGAAATAATTTAGCTGTG gtaaaggaaaagcaagaatcagaacTGAAACTCAAATCATTTGCTCCTCCATAT GCTCTTCAACCAGAATTATATTTGCTTCCTGTAATAGATCACTTAGGAAATGTTTATTCAGCATCGACAGTTACCTTAGATGAACAGGAGAGTATTAATGATACTACGGAGATTAATGGAGCAATCCACAGACCAGATAGTGTATCTTTCCCTAAGGATGAACCTGGAAATCCAAGTTTGTTGGAAAATACATGGAGAGACTTTACAAATCAGGAAGAAG CTGAGGAAAGCCAACCTACACAAAATCACTTTGGAAATTCCAGGTTGCTGGGATCATTGGAAGAGTCAAATGATTATTTTGGGAACCTAAAAAG TCCATTTCTTTggaaaaataatgatgatgatgatgaggatgagaATGATAATACAACTCTCAATAGAAGGCAGGCCAAACTG ATGTGTGACAAGGAGTACATTGCCCTACCAGATCTGATtgattttccttcatttccttctcaacGAGTTTCTTCAAGATTAACTGATAcctctttatttaaaattgaga GAGAGAAGATTATTGAACAAATGAAACAAGTAAAGGAAGAACGAAAATATCTGGAAAATATTAgagaagaattaataaaaaaagttgaaaagctATTTGAACAAAATAAATCGAAACGATATCATG cCTCTGATAGctggaagaaaaaatattttgacacCAAGAAAGTCACAGCATCATTGGAGGAAGTTTTAACAAAACTTCGAGAAGATTTGGAACTTTACTATAAAAAACTGCTCATGCAGCTTGAAGCCAGGGAGATCAAGATGCGACCAAGGAATTTGGCAAATATCTCAGATTCTAAG AATTATCTTATAATCCAGATTACTGAAGTACAGCATGCAATTGACCAACTTAAGAGAAAACTGGATACTGATAAAATGAAACTCATATTAGAAGTCAAG atgagaaaacaagcAGTTTCAGATTTACAGACATTAAAAGCTGAACTGACACAGAAGAAAATGGGTGCACCTTTCCGACCTCcgatgt TTTCTGGAAGTGTGCCAACCTAG